A single genomic interval of Polaribacter vadi harbors:
- the rpsN gene encoding 30S ribosomal protein S14 — protein MAKESMKARERKRERIVAKYADKRKALKEAGDYEALQKLPKNASPVRLHNRCKLTGRPKGYMRQFGLSRVTFREMANQGLIPGVKKASW, from the coding sequence ATGGCTAAAGAATCAATGAAAGCGCGCGAGCGTAAAAGAGAACGTATTGTTGCAAAATATGCTGATAAAAGAAAAGCTTTAAAAGAAGCTGGCGATTATGAAGCTTTGCAGAAATTACCTAAAAATGCATCACCAGTAAGATTACACAATAGATGTAAATTAACTGGTCGTCCAAAAGGATATATGCGTCAGTTTGGTTTATCACGTGTAACATTTCGTGAAATGGCAAACCAAGGGTTAATACCAGGCGTTAAAAAAGCAAGTTGGTAG
- the rpsH gene encoding 30S ribosomal protein S8 produces MYTDPIADYLTRVRNAIAAGHRVVEIPASNLKKEMTKILFDQGYILSYQFNDDKVQGTIKIALKYDKETKESVIRKIQRISTPGLRKYVGSSEMPRVLNGLGIAIVSTSKGVMTNKKAKQDNVGGEVLCYIY; encoded by the coding sequence ATGTATACAGATCCAATCGCGGATTATCTTACAAGAGTAAGGAATGCAATAGCTGCAGGACACAGAGTAGTAGAAATTCCGGCTTCTAACTTGAAGAAGGAAATGACTAAAATTTTGTTTGATCAAGGTTATATTTTAAGTTACCAGTTCAATGACGATAAAGTTCAAGGGACTATCAAGATAGCTTTAAAGTATGATAAAGAAACAAAAGAGTCAGTAATCAGAAAAATTCAACGAATTAGTACGCCAGGTTTACGAAAGTATGTTGGTTCTTCAGAAATGCCAAGAGTTTTAAACGGACTTGGTATCGCAATTGTTTCTACATCTAAAGGTGTAATGACAAACAAGAAGGCTAAGCAAGACAATGTTGGAGGAGAAGTTTTATGTTATATTTATTAA
- the rplR gene encoding 50S ribosomal protein L18, which produces MALSKLQRRLRIKRRIRKIISGTPTKPRLSVYRSNKEIYAQLIDDVNGVTIASVSSRDKNIKATTKVEASTEVGKSIAEKAIKAGVDTVAFDRNGYLYHGRVKVLADAARESGLKF; this is translated from the coding sequence ATGGCATTATCAAAGCTACAAAGAAGATTAAGAATTAAGCGTAGAATCAGAAAAATCATTTCAGGTACTCCTACAAAACCAAGATTATCGGTTTATAGAAGTAATAAAGAAATTTACGCTCAATTGATAGACGATGTAAACGGAGTGACAATCGCTTCAGTTTCATCTAGAGATAAAAATATTAAAGCAACTACTAAGGTTGAAGCTTCTACAGAAGTTGGTAAATCGATTGCTGAAAAAGCTATAAAAGCAGGTGTAGATACTGTTGCTTTTGATAGAAACGGATATTTATATCACGGAAGAGTTAAAGTATTAGCAGATGCTGCAAGGGAATCTGGTTTAAAATTTTAA
- the rplP gene encoding 50S ribosomal protein L16, with amino-acid sequence MLQPKRVKYRKVQKGKGNMSGLSGRGTQLSNGMFGIKSIDQNLLTSRQIEAARIAATRHMKREGQLWIKIFPDKPITKKPLEVRMGKGKGAPDHFVSVIKPGRILFEVGGVPIEVAKEALRLAAQKLPVKTKFIVARDFDINA; translated from the coding sequence ATGTTACAGCCAAAAAGAGTAAAATACCGTAAAGTACAGAAAGGTAAAGGAAATATGTCTGGTCTTTCAGGTAGAGGAACGCAACTTTCTAATGGAATGTTTGGTATTAAATCTATAGATCAGAATTTATTAACTTCACGTCAAATTGAAGCGGCTCGTATTGCAGCTACACGTCACATGAAGAGAGAAGGTCAATTATGGATTAAGATATTTCCAGATAAGCCTATTACAAAAAAGCCTTTAGAAGTACGTATGGGTAAAGGTAAGGGAGCTCCTGATCATTTCGTATCTGTTATCAAACCAGGTAGAATTTTGTTTGAAGTTGGTGGTGTACCAATTGAAGTAGCAAAAGAGGCTTTACGATTAGCTGCACAAAAACTTCCTGTAAAAACGAAGTTTATAGTTGCAAGAGATTTTGATATTAACGCATAA
- the rpmC gene encoding 50S ribosomal protein L29, producing MKQSEIKDLSTADLNEKLGALQKNYTDLKMSHAITPMENPLQLRSLRRTVARIATELTKRELQ from the coding sequence ATGAAACAATCAGAAATAAAGGATTTATCCACAGCAGATCTTAATGAAAAGTTGGGAGCGTTGCAAAAGAATTATACTGATCTTAAAATGTCTCATGCAATAACTCCAATGGAAAATCCATTGCAGTTGAGAAGTTTAAGAAGAACTGTAGCAAGAATTGCAACAGAATTAACAAAAAGAGAATTACAATAA
- the rpsC gene encoding 30S ribosomal protein S3 encodes MGQKTNPIGNRLGIIRGWESNWYGGNDYGDKLAEDDKIRKYINARLSKASVSRIIIERTLKLVTVTITTARPGIIIGKGGQEVDKLKEELKKITGKEVQINIFEIKRPELDAKLVATSVARQIENRISYKRAIKMAIQATMRMNAEGIKIQISGRLNGAEMARSEHFKEGRIPLSTFRADIDYALVEAHTTYGRLGVKVWIMKGEVYGKRELSPLVGLSKKQSGNKGGSDRSKRGPRRRK; translated from the coding sequence ATGGGACAGAAAACAAATCCAATAGGAAATCGTTTAGGTATCATCAGAGGTTGGGAATCTAATTGGTATGGTGGTAATGACTACGGAGATAAATTAGCTGAAGATGATAAAATTAGAAAGTATATTAATGCAAGACTTTCTAAGGCAAGTGTATCTAGAATTATTATTGAGCGTACTTTAAAACTTGTTACAGTAACAATTACTACTGCAAGACCTGGTATTATTATCGGTAAAGGTGGTCAAGAAGTAGACAAACTGAAAGAAGAGCTTAAGAAAATTACTGGTAAAGAAGTTCAAATTAATATTTTTGAAATTAAACGTCCTGAACTAGATGCAAAATTAGTTGCAACTAGTGTGGCTCGTCAAATTGAAAATAGAATTTCTTACAAGAGAGCAATTAAAATGGCTATTCAAGCTACTATGCGTATGAATGCTGAAGGTATAAAGATTCAGATTTCTGGTCGTTTGAACGGAGCTGAAATGGCACGTTCAGAGCATTTTAAAGAAGGAAGAATACCTCTTTCAACTTTTAGAGCTGATATTGATTATGCATTAGTTGAAGCACATACTACTTATGGAAGATTAGGTGTTAAAGTATGGATTATGAAGGGTGAAGTTTATGGTAAGAGAGAATTATCTCCATTAGTTGGTTTGTCTAAGAAACAAAGTGGCAATAAAGGTGGTAGTGATAGATCTAAGCGTGGACCTCGTAGAAGAAAATAA
- the rpsE gene encoding 30S ribosomal protein S5, translating into MMQGYKNVERVKPSGLELVDRLVGVQRVTKVTKGGRAFGFSAIVVVGDGNGVVGHGLGKSKDVSSAIAKAVEDAKKNLVRIPILEGTLPHEQKGKFGGAKVFIKPASAGTGVIAGGAVRAVLESVGIHDCLSKSQGSSNPHNAVKATFNALLQLRSAVDVAKQRGISLEKVFNG; encoded by the coding sequence ATTATGCAAGGATATAAAAACGTAGAAAGAGTTAAACCAAGCGGATTAGAGCTTGTAGATAGATTAGTTGGTGTACAACGTGTAACTAAAGTAACAAAAGGTGGTAGAGCATTTGGTTTCTCTGCAATCGTAGTTGTTGGTGATGGTAATGGTGTTGTTGGTCATGGATTAGGAAAATCTAAAGACGTATCATCTGCAATTGCGAAAGCAGTTGAAGATGCAAAGAAAAATTTAGTAAGAATACCTATTTTAGAAGGAACTTTACCTCATGAGCAAAAAGGTAAGTTTGGTGGTGCAAAAGTATTTATCAAACCTGCTTCTGCTGGTACAGGAGTTATTGCTGGTGGTGCAGTTCGTGCAGTATTAGAATCAGTGGGAATACATGATTGTTTATCAAAATCTCAAGGATCATCTAATCCTCATAATGCAGTAAAAGCAACTTTTAATGCTTTATTACAATTACGTAGTGCTGTAGATGTTGCAAAACAAAGAGGTATATCTTTAGAAAAAGTATTTAACGGATAA
- the rplE gene encoding 50S ribosomal protein L5, with product MSYVPRLKAEYKERVVNTLTEEFSYTNIMQVPKLEKIVISKGVGAAIADKKLIDYALEELTKITGQKAISTMSKKDVAAFKLRKGMPIGAKVTLRGDKMYEFLDRLVTASLPRVRDFNGIKANGFDGRGNYNLGITEQIIYPEINIDQVKKINGMDITFVTSANTDKEAKSLLGELGLPFQKN from the coding sequence ATGAGTTACGTACCAAGATTAAAAGCAGAATACAAAGAAAGAGTAGTGAATACTCTTACTGAGGAATTCAGTTATACAAATATAATGCAAGTACCTAAATTAGAAAAAATTGTAATTTCTAAAGGTGTTGGTGCTGCAATTGCTGATAAAAAATTAATAGATTACGCGTTAGAAGAGTTGACTAAAATTACAGGTCAAAAAGCTATATCTACAATGTCTAAAAAAGATGTTGCAGCATTTAAATTACGTAAAGGTATGCCAATTGGTGCAAAAGTTACTTTACGTGGTGATAAAATGTATGAGTTTTTAGACAGATTAGTTACTGCCTCTTTGCCACGTGTAAGAGACTTTAATGGAATAAAAGCTAATGGATTTGATGGTAGAGGTAATTACAATTTAGGTATTACTGAACAAATTATATATCCAGAAATAAATATTGACCAAGTTAAAAAAATTAACGGTATGGATATTACTTTTGTAACATCTGCAAATACTGATAAGGAAGCAAAGTCATTATTAGGAGAATTAGGTTTACCATTCCAAAAAAATTAA
- the rplV gene encoding 50S ribosomal protein L22 encodes MGVRKKNMADQLKADRKQRAFAKLTNCPTSPRKMRLVADQVRGVEVEKALQILKFSPKEASINLEKLLLSAIANWQAKNEDSSIEDAGLFVKSICVDSAGMLKRLRPAPQGRAHRIRKRSNHVTLELGSKNLSN; translated from the coding sequence ATGGGAGTTCGTAAAAAAAATATGGCAGATCAGTTGAAAGCAGATAGAAAGCAACGCGCTTTCGCAAAGCTAACAAACTGCCCTACATCACCAAGAAAAATGCGTTTAGTAGCAGATCAAGTAAGAGGTGTGGAAGTTGAAAAAGCTTTACAAATCTTAAAGTTCAGTCCTAAAGAAGCATCTATAAATTTAGAAAAACTATTATTATCTGCAATTGCAAACTGGCAAGCTAAAAATGAAGACTCATCTATTGAAGATGCAGGTTTATTTGTAAAGTCAATTTGTGTTGATAGTGCAGGTATGTTGAAGAGATTAAGACCAGCTCCACAAGGACGTGCTCATAGAATTCGTAAGCGTTCTAATCATGTTACTTTAGAGTTAGGTAGTAAAAATTTAAGTAATTAA
- the rplN gene encoding 50S ribosomal protein L14 — MLQTESRLKVADNTGAKEVLVIRVLGGTRKRYASIGDKIVVSVKSATPNGTVKKGQVSRAVVVRTKKEVRRKDGSYIRFDDNACVLLNPTEEMRGTRVFGPVARELREKQFMKIVSLAPEVL, encoded by the coding sequence ATGTTACAGACAGAATCAAGATTAAAAGTCGCAGATAATACTGGAGCAAAAGAAGTTTTAGTAATTAGAGTTTTAGGAGGTACAAGAAAACGTTACGCAAGTATTGGAGACAAAATTGTAGTATCTGTTAAATCTGCAACTCCAAACGGAACTGTAAAAAAAGGTCAAGTATCTAGAGCAGTTGTTGTAAGAACAAAAAAAGAAGTTAGACGTAAAGATGGATCTTACATTAGATTTGATGACAACGCTTGTGTTTTATTAAATCCTACAGAGGAAATGAGAGGAACACGTGTATTTGGTCCTGTTGCTCGTGAACTTCGTGAGAAACAATTCATGAAAATAGTTTCATTAGCACCTGAAGTGCTTTAA
- the rplX gene encoding 50S ribosomal protein L24: protein MKKFKIKSGDTVKVIAGDHKGSEGKVLQIIKDKDRVLVEGVNLVSKHTKPSAQSPQGGIVKKEASLHISNLMLVEDGVAVRVGYKVDGDTKTRFSKKTKK from the coding sequence ATGAAGAAGTTTAAAATAAAATCAGGAGATACTGTAAAAGTTATTGCAGGTGATCATAAAGGATCTGAAGGAAAGGTTTTACAAATCATTAAGGATAAAGATCGAGTTCTTGTAGAAGGAGTTAATTTAGTATCTAAACATACTAAACCTAGTGCTCAAAGTCCTCAAGGTGGAATTGTAAAAAAAGAAGCATCGTTACATATCTCTAATTTAATGTTAGTAGAAGATGGTGTAGCTGTAAGAGTAGGTTATAAAGTTGATGGAGATACTAAGACTAGATTCTCTAAAAAAACTAAAAAATAA
- the rpmD gene encoding 50S ribosomal protein L30: protein MARIKVTQVKSQIGRLQSQKRTLEALGLRKMNQTVEHEATPSVIGMVNTVKHLVSFEEIK, encoded by the coding sequence ATGGCAAGAATAAAAGTTACCCAAGTAAAAAGTCAAATCGGTCGTCTTCAAAGTCAGAAAAGGACTTTAGAAGCTTTAGGTTTACGTAAAATGAACCAAACTGTAGAACATGAGGCAACTCCTTCAGTAATTGGTATGGTAAATACAGTTAAACACTTAGTTTCTTTCGAAGAAATTAAATAA
- the rpsQ gene encoding 30S ribosomal protein S17 yields the protein MEKRNLRKERIGVVSSNKMEKSIVVAETKRVKHPMYGKFVLKTKKYVAHDEQNDCNEGDTVRIMETRPMSKSKRWRLVEILERAK from the coding sequence ATGGAAAAAAGAAATCTTAGAAAAGAGAGAATTGGTGTAGTTTCTAGTAACAAAATGGAAAAATCTATTGTTGTTGCTGAAACTAAGAGAGTAAAGCACCCAATGTACGGTAAATTCGTATTAAAAACGAAAAAGTACGTTGCACACGACGAACAGAATGATTGCAACGAAGGAGATACTGTTAGAATCATGGAAACAAGACCTATGAGTAAATCTAAACGTTGGAGATTAGTAGAAATCCTAGAAAGAGCTAAATAA
- the rplO gene encoding 50S ribosomal protein L15, with translation MSLHNLTPAEGSVKKEKRIARGEGSGKGGTSTRGHNGQKSRSGYSKKVGFEGGQMPLQRRVPKFGFTNINRKEYQGINLDKLQSLVDNGTISDTVNLEILVANGLAGKNELVKILGNGELKTKLNITAHKFSATAKAAIEAAGGEAVTL, from the coding sequence ATGAGTTTACATAATTTAACACCTGCAGAAGGTTCCGTTAAAAAGGAAAAGAGAATAGCAAGAGGTGAAGGTTCTGGTAAAGGTGGTACTTCAACAAGAGGTCACAATGGTCAGAAATCTCGTTCAGGATATTCTAAAAAAGTAGGATTTGAAGGTGGTCAAATGCCTCTTCAAAGACGTGTGCCAAAATTTGGTTTTACAAATATTAACCGTAAGGAATATCAAGGTATCAATTTAGATAAATTACAATCTTTAGTTGATAATGGAACTATTTCTGATACAGTTAATTTAGAAATTTTAGTTGCTAATGGTTTAGCAGGTAAAAATGAACTAGTAAAAATACTAGGGAATGGAGAGTTAAAAACTAAATTGAATATAACTGCACATAAATTTTCAGCAACCGCAAAAGCAGCTATTGAAGCAGCTGGTGGAGAAGCTGTTACTTTATAA
- the rplF gene encoding 50S ribosomal protein L6: MSRIGKNPVSISQGVDVNIKDNVVTVKGKLGELTQTISDGITIEIEDGIITLDRASESKDHKAQHGLMRALISNMIEGVSKGWTKDLELVGVGYRASNQGQKLDLALGFSHNIVLEIAPEVKVETISEKGKNPIIKLSSFDKQLVGQIAAKIRSFRAPEPYKGKGVKFVGEILRRKAGKSA; the protein is encoded by the coding sequence ATGAGTAGAATAGGAAAAAATCCCGTTAGCATTTCACAAGGTGTAGATGTAAACATAAAAGACAATGTAGTTACTGTAAAAGGAAAATTAGGTGAGTTAACTCAAACTATTTCTGACGGTATTACAATTGAAATTGAAGATGGAATTATCACTTTAGATAGAGCATCAGAAAGTAAAGACCATAAGGCACAACATGGTTTAATGAGAGCTTTAATCAGTAACATGATTGAAGGTGTTAGTAAAGGTTGGACTAAGGACTTGGAATTGGTTGGTGTAGGTTATAGAGCCTCTAATCAAGGTCAAAAATTAGATTTAGCTTTAGGTTTCTCTCATAATATTGTTTTAGAAATAGCTCCAGAAGTAAAAGTTGAGACAATATCAGAGAAAGGGAAAAACCCAATCATTAAATTATCTTCATTTGACAAACAATTAGTTGGTCAAATAGCTGCAAAGATTAGATCTTTCAGAGCACCTGAACCTTACAAAGGAAAAGGAGTTAAGTTTGTTGGTGAAATATTAAGAAGAAAAGCAGGTAAATCTGCATAA
- the rpsS gene encoding 30S ribosomal protein S19, which yields MARSLKKGPYVHYKLEKKVLANVEAGNKTVIKTWSRASMITPDFVGQTIAVHNGRQFVPVYVTENMVGHKLGEFSPTRSFRGHAGAKNKGKK from the coding sequence ATGGCAAGATCATTAAAAAAAGGACCTTACGTTCACTATAAATTAGAGAAAAAAGTTTTAGCTAATGTAGAAGCTGGAAATAAAACAGTAATTAAAACTTGGTCTAGAGCAAGTATGATTACTCCAGATTTCGTTGGTCAAACAATTGCTGTTCACAATGGACGTCAATTTGTACCAGTTTATGTTACTGAAAACATGGTAGGGCACAAGTTAGGCGAATTTTCACCAACTCGTTCTTTTAGAGGACATGCAGGTGCTAAAAATAAAGGTAAAAAATAG